The genomic stretch TTGACTTTTTTTTATAAAACTTATACAATAAAAAATAGCTAGATTTAAACTGAGATTAATATTATTAGGAGGCTATAAGAATATGAATAATAGTGAATTTATAAATAAATATACTTCTGGAAAATGTCTATCATTTATAGATTTTCAAGTAGTTGCAAAAAAATATGGAATTTATTTTGAAAAAATTAATAATGATATAGTTGTCTGTTATGAAGGAAATGAAGATCCTAAAGTTGCTGCTTTCAAATTCTATAAGAATTTTTTTCCTGAAACCACTTTAACTCCTTTAAAATTTGATTTAATTTCACATATTAATAATTTTCATTCAAAATTTTTAAAGGATAAAATTAATGAAATTTCGCAAAAATATGGATTACCTCCATTTTATAAACAAAGTATTTCAATTAAAGAAAATGCTATTTCTCTTTTAAATGCATTAAAAACTAGATATGCCATATATAAAGAAGACATAGAATTTATTAAATATGTTTTAAACCTATAATAACACAAAAAAAGGACTCTTACCTCAATTGTAATTGTCCTTTTATTTTGGGATTATATTTTAATGGGAAATGTGCTTAAGAGTTAAAAAAATAAACTCTTAAGACTTTTTTATTTTTAATCAATTATTTTGTTGCTTTGTATTTTTTTATTTCTTCAGTTAATATAGGTAATATTTTATGTAAATCTCCAACTATTCCTAAATCTGCTACCGAAAAAATAGGTGCAAATCTATCTTTGTTGATAGCTATAATATATTCAGATTCTTCCATCCCTGCAACGTGTTGAATAGCTCCAGAAATTCCACAAGCAAAGTAAACTTCTGGTCTAACTGTCTTACCAGTTTGTCCAACTTGTCTATCATGAGGCATATTTCCAGCATCAACTTGTGCTCTTGAAGAAGAAACTATTCCTCCAATTTCTGCTGCTAAATCTTCTAGTAATTCAAAGTTTTGTTTTGCTCCAACTCCTCTTCCACCAGAAACTAATATTTTAGCTTCAGAAATATCTACTTTATTTCCACCTTCTTTAACAACTTTTAAAAGTTTAACTTTCATTTTAGAAGTATCTAAAGTTATTGGAAACTCTACTATTTCTCCTGTTCTGTCTTCAGATTTAGGTAATTTTTTCATAACTCCTGGTCTAACAGTTGCCATTTGTGGTCTGTGATCTGGAGAAATTATTGTTGCCATTAAGTTTCCACCAAATGCAGGTCTTGTCATACCTAATTGTCTTTCTTTATCTTTTAATAATTCAAGTTTTGTACAATCAGCTGTTAATCCTGTTGCTATTCTTGAAGATACTCTTGGTGCTAAATCTCTTCCTAAAGTTGTTGCTCCAAATAAAACAATTTCAGGCTTTTGATCATTTATTACAGCAGCTAAAACTTGAGCATAAGCTTCTGTATCATATACTTCTAATTCAGGTTTATCTACTACTAAAACTTTATCTGCTCCAGCCTTTATCAAATCTTGTGCAAGATTTTGAATATTATGACCTACCAATAGAGCAGTTACTTTAGCTGCATCTGGATTATTTTTCTTAACATCAGCAACTTTATTTTTTAATTCTTGATCATCTTCTTCAAGAGTTGCTGCAGCCACATCCACACTTTTTATAGCTGCTTCTTTTTTTCCAGCAAAATCAGCTAATTCATCTCCAGCATCTTTTAATGCTATTTGCTTATTTATTTCATATGCTAATTCTGTTGCTTTTCCTAATAATTCTAATCCTACATTTTGCAATATACCATCTCTTTGTTCAGCAAATACTAGGATTCCTTTATAATCATTTAAATTCATATTATTTTCTCCTTTATTATTAGATTAGATTATAAATTTTTCTTTTAATTTTTCTAATATAATGTTAGCTGCTTCTTTTGCATCAACTTCATGCAATACACCAGGTTCTTTAACACCTTTAGTAAATGACTTATTAACTTTTGTTGGTGATCCAGCTAAACCTATTTTTGCAGGATCTATTTCAATATCATCAAATGTCCAAGTTTCAATTGGTCTTTCAAATACATCAACAATAGCCCCAACATTCATATATCTAGGTTTAGTAGCTTCAGAAAGAACTGTTACTAATCCTGGAGTAGGAAGTTCTAATAAGAAATATCCATCTTCAATAGCTCTTTTTATAACAAAAGATTTAGTATCTTCTTTATATTCCATTTCTTTTACATAAGATACTTGTGGTAATCCTAAATGTTCTGCAATTTGAGGACCAACTTGTGCAGTATCTCCATCAATTGCTTGTCTTCCTGCAACTATTAAATCAATATTATCTATTTTTCTTATTGCAGCAGCAATAGTATTAGAAGTAGCAAGAGTATCTGCTCCTCCAAATTTTCTATCTGTTATAAGTATTGCTCTATCTGCTCCCATTGCATAAGCTTCTCTTAAAATAGCTTCTGCTTGAGGTGGTCCCATTGTTATAACTATGACTTCTGCTCCATATAAATCTTTTAGTTTTAGAGCTTCTTCCAATCCACTTTTATCATCTGGGTTCATAATACTAGGAACTCCATCTCTGATAATTGTTCCTTTTACTGGATCTATTTTAACTTCAGTTGTATCTGGAACTTGTTTTATACAAACTACTATTCTCATTTTTAATCCTCCAACATATAATTATTTTATAACATTAGCTGCTATTACCATTCTTTGAACTTCAGAAGTTCCTTCATAGATTTCAGTAATCTTAGCATCTCTCATCATTCTTTCAACTGGATATTCTCTTGTATATCCATATCCACCAAATATTTGAACAGCTTTAGTTGTTACTTCCATAGCTGTTTCAGCAGCAAATAGTTTTGCTCTAGCTGCATCTAGTGAATAAGGTAAATTGTTACTTTCTCTCCAAGCAGCCTTATAAACTAAAAGTCTTGCAGCTTCTACTTTTACATCTAAGTTTGCTATTTGGAATTGAGTATTTTGGAATTGAGCTAAAGTTCTTCCAAATTGTTTTCTTTCTTTAGCATATCCAATAGCTTCACCTAATGCTCCAGCAGCAATTCCTAATGCTTGAGCAGCAATTCCTATTCTTCCTCCATCAAGAGTCATCATAGCAATTTTAAATCCTTTTCCTTTATCTCCAAGTAAATTTTCTTTAGGTATTCTACAATTTTCAAATATTAATTCACAAGTAGCTGAACCTCTAATTCCTAGTTTCATTTCTTTTTTACCAATAGAAAAACCTGGTGTATTCGCTTCAACTATAAATGCAGAAATTCCTTTTAATCCTTTTGATTTATCAGTCATTGCAATTATTACATAAACATTTGCATATCCTGCATTTGTTATGAATATCTTTGAACCATTTAAAATCCATTCTCCTGTTTCAGGATCTTGAACTGCCATTGTTTGTTGTCCTGCAGCATCTGTTCCTGCATTTGGTTCTGTAAGTCCAAAGGCTCCTATCCATTCTCCACTAGCCAATTTTGGTAAATATTTTTGTTTTTGTTTTTCAGTACCAAATTTTAAGATTGGCCAAGTTCCTAAAGATGTGTGTGCTGATACAATAACTCCTGTTGTAGCACAAGCTTTTGATAATTCTTCAACAGCCATTGCATACATTAAGTTATCTCCTCCAGCTCCACCATATTCTTTTGGTATAGGGATTCCCATTATTCCAATTTTTGCCATCTTTTCAACAGTTTCTATTGGAAATCTTTCTTCTTCATCGACCTCAGCGGCGATAGGCTTTACTTCATTTTCAACAAATTCTCTTATCATTTGTCTGAAAAGTTCATGTGTTTTAGGTACATTAAATTCCATTATTTTCCTCCTCATTATGGATTTTATAAAAACTTTATTTTAATTTTATCTTTTATTCATACTTATGTCAAGAGTTTTATATACTATTATCTTTAATTTTTAATTCTTAAAACATTATGTTTTTTTACTGTACTAAATTAATAGAGTGTTTTATTTTTATTACTTATGATATAATGTTAAAATTAAAGGAGTGATTCAAAAACTATGAATACAAATCTTGAGAGTATTATTCCATTATTAAATAAAAATTTAAAAATAATTCAACGTAGCGATTACTTTAATTTTTCCATAGATTCCTTATTAATTTCTGAATTTGTTAATATTTCAAAAAATACTAAAAAAATTTTAGATTTAGGAACTGGAAACGCTGCAATCCCACTTTTTCTTTCGAAAAAAACTTCTGCAAAAATTTATGGGATTGAAGTACAAGAAATATCATATAAACTTGCTTTAAGAAATATTAACATCAATAATTTGAATGAACAAATATATATAATATATGATAATATGAAAAATTATTTAAAATATTTTAATATAGGTTTCTTTGATATTGTAGTCTCAAACCCACCTTATTTTAAAGTTAATGAAAACATAAATTTTTTGAATAATTTGGATCAACTAAGTATTGCTAGACATGAGATAGAAATCAACTTAGAAGAACTTATAAAAATTGCTTCTGAACTTGTAAAAGATAGAGGATATTTTTATCTTGTTCATAGAGCAGATAGATTAAGTGAAATAATAAATGTTTTACAAAAATATAAATTTGAGATAAAAAAAATAAAATTTTGTTATACAACTAAATATAAAAATGCTAAAATAATTCTATTAGAAGCTATTAAAAATGGAAAAACTGGCTTAACTATTCTTCCACCTTTGATTATTAATAAAGAAAATGGAGAATATACTGATGAAGTTTTAAAAATGTTTGAATAATGAGGGAAACTATGCAATATGATAATTTTGTTATGAAAGTACTTTCAATAGCTAATACTATTGGTAAAATTTTATTAATTAGTGGTGCTGAAACATATAGAGTTGAAAAGGCTATATCCACTATATGTAGAAGATTTGATTTAAAAGCTGAAACTTTTGTTACCATGACTTGTGTTCTTACTTCTGCTAAAAAGAGAGACGGAGAAACTATCACAGAAGTTAATAGAATTTACACAGTTTCTAATAACTTAGATAAAATTGATAAAATACATAAAATTCTTCTTAATATACATAAATATGAATTAGAAGACTTAGAAAAAGAAGTTAAAAAAATTCAAATACAATCTATTTATAAAAAAAATATTTTATTAGTATCCTATTTTTTTTCAGCAGCTTTTTTTGCTATTTTATTTGGTGGAAAATTTAATGATTTTTTAGTTGCTGGATTTGGCGGAATTATTATATTCTATATGGCTAAATATGCTAATAAATTGAAATTAAATAATTTTTTTATCAATACATTGGGAGGTTTTTTAATAACAATACTATCTATTCTTGCTAATAAGGCTGGAATAGTATCTACCCCATCATTTTCAGCTATTGGAACACTTATGCTTTTAGTTCCTGGACTTGCTCTTACAAATGCAATAAGAGATTTGATAAATGGTGATTTGATTGCAGGTACTTCAAGAACGGTAGAAGCCACCTTAGTTGGTTCTGCCTTGGCAATAGGTACAGGTTTTGCATTATTTGTAATGTCTTATTTTTAATACTAAATTAGGAGAATAAAATGAATTATATAGAAGTTTTAGCAGCTACCTTTTCAACTTTTTTCTTTGGAATAATATTTAGTCTTACAGGTAAAAAATTAATTTACAGTAGCTTTGCAGGTGGTTTAGGTTGGTATACTCATTTACTTTTTTTCAAGGAGTTGAACTATTCAAAAACTGCTTCTTTTGTGATTTCAGCTGTTGTAATAACTATTTTTTCAGAAATAATTGGCAGACTTGAAAAAACAACAGTTACAAGCACATTAATTCCAGCATTAATTCCTTTAGTTCCTGGTGGAGGAATTTATTATACAATGTCTTTCTTTGTTGAGAATAGATTTCCTGAAGCTTTTGAAAAAGGAAGAGAAACTATATTTTTAACAGTAGCTTTAAGTGTTGGAATATTTTTAGTCTCTACTTTTTCACAAATTCTTAATAGAACTATAAAATACACAAAAGTCTTAAAAAAATATAGAAAATTTAAAGAATATAAAAGAACACATAAAATTTAAAAATGAAAGGGTAATATTATGAAAATTTTATTAGTTAGTGGTTTTCTTGGAGCAGGAAAAACTACTTTTATTAAAGAAATGGCTAAAAATATAAATTTAGAATTTGTTGTATTAGAAAATGAATATGCAGATATTGGTGTTGATAAAGATTTTTTAGATGAAAAAAATCTAAATGTTTGGGAAATGTTAGAAGGTTGTATTTGTTGTTCTATGAAAGGAGATTTTAAATTATCTATTAAAAGGATTTATTCTGAAATTAATCCTGAATATTTAATTATTGAACCAACAGGAGTTGGAATGTTAAGCTCAATCATAGAAAATATAAAAGAAATTAACATTAAAGATATTGAAATTCTAAATCCTTTGACTTTGATTGATATAACTTCTTTCAGTGAATATTTAGAAACTTTCAATAATTTTTTTATTGATAATCTAAAAAATACAGGAAAAGTAATATTAACAAAGCTAGAAAATTCTTTTCCACTTGAGATAGAAAACATAAAAAATGAAATTTTTAAAATTAATAATTCTAATTTGGAAATAATAACAACTGATTATAGAAACTTTTCAAAAGATTGGTTTGGAGAAATATTAAATAAGAACATTGATAATAAAATTATTGATAAAAATTTTTCATTAAAAACACATATAAATTTGAGGACTTTTTCAAAAGAAAATGTTAATCTTAAAACTATGGATGAATTAGGTCTATTTTTAAATAAATTAGTTAATGGTGATTTTGGAAAAGTTTATAGAGCAAAAGGTATTGTAAAAATTGATGGTTTTTGGGGAAAATTTAACCTTGTATATAAAAATTTTGAAATGGAACCCATAACTGATGCCAAAAAAACTAAAATTGTTATTATTGGGAATAATTTAGATATTGAAAGTTTGAAAAATATATAAGAGGTATTATGGAAAAAGAAAATATATTATTTGAATTGATAGAAAATATTAAAGAAAGTAGATTTATAAAAATAGTTTTTTCAGATAGACAAAATGATGATTTTAATAAAATTATTATAAAGCCAATAATTTTAAAATCTGTAAAAAATATTCAAATTGAAAGTTTTAAAGATAATAAAGCTTATCATAAAAATATTGAATTAAATAATCTTCAAGAAATTGAAAATATATTAAAAGAATATATAGAAAGTTTTAAACAGATATTATTACAAATTAAAAATTTAGATATTTCTTTTATAAAGAAAAAAGAAAATTTTGTAAGAAAAGAGAATAAAAATAATTTATTAAAAAATTCTAATGAACATAATAAGAAAAAGCAATATATTTTAAATGAAGGAGATAAAATTGACTTTTTAATTGAACTAGGTTTAATGTCAGCTGATAGAAAAATTCTTAAATCTAGCTACAATAAATTTAAACAAATTAATAAATATTTAGAATTTATTGATGATGTTATTGAAGATTTAAAAAATAAAAAACTTATAGATAATCATATAAATGTTCTGGACTTTGGGTGTGGAAAATCATATTTAACCTTTGCACTTTATTATTATCTAAAAAATTATAGACAAGGTTTAACTTTTTCAATAGTAGGTCTAGATTTAAAAAAAGATGTCATAGAATTTTGTAATAAACTGGCAAAGAAATTAGATTACAAAAATTTAGAATTTTTAAATGGAAATATAAAAGACTATGATAAAACTAAAGAAGTTGATTTAGTTTTTTCATTACATGCTTGTAATAATGCCACTGATTATTCTCTTGAAAAAGCATTGAGTTTAAATGCCAAAGCTATACTTGCAGTTCCATGTTGTCATCATGAATTTTTTGAAAAGATACAAAAGAATAAAAATTCTGATTTCTATAATACTTTAAAAATAATGGCTAATAATGGAGTTATCTTAGATAAATTTGCTACATTAGCAACTGATAGTTTTCGTTCATTAACATTAGAATTATGTGGCTATAAAACAAAAATGATTGAATTTATTGATATGGAACACACTCCTAAAAATATTTTAATTAAAGCTATAAAATCTAAATCTTCTGATTTAAAAGAAAAATTAAAAGAATACAATAAATTAAAAAAATTTTTAGGAATACAACCTTTATTAGAAGATTTGACAAAAAAATATTTTCTAATTGACACAAATACTGAAATACCATATAATTAAAAAGATTATATAAAAATTGGAGGCTATAATGTTACAAAAAAATAAGAGAAATTTCTCTATAATTGCCCATATAGACCATGGAAAATCTACTATTGCTGATAGACTTTTAGAATACACTGGAACTGTATCTGAAAGGGATATGAAAGATCAAATTTTAGATTCAATGGACTTAGAAAGAGAAAAAGGAATAACAATTAAAGCACAAGCAGTAACTCTATTTTATAAAGCTAAAAATGGTGAAGAATATGAGTTAAATTTAATTGATACTCCTGGACATGTGGACTTTATTTATGAAGTTTCAAGATCACTTGCAGCTTGTGAAGGTGCTTTACTTGTTGTGGATGCTGCTCAAGGCGTTGAAGCACAGACACTTGCTAATGTCTATCTTGCTATTGAAAATAATTTAGAAATATTGCCCATTATAAATAAAATAGATTTACCAGCAGCTGAACCTGAAAAAGTAAAAAGAGAAATTGAAGATATTATTGGTCTGCCAGCTGATGATGCAGTTTTAGCTTCTGCTAAAAATGGAATAGGTATTGAAGATATTTTAGAAGCTATTGTACATAGGATACCTGCTCCAAATTATGATGAAAATGCTCCTTTAAAAGCCTTGATTTTTGACTCTTTCTTTGATGATTATAGAGGAGTAATAACTTATGTAAAAGTTTTAGATGGAAGTATTAAAAAAGGAGATAAAATAAAAGTCTGGTCAACTGAAAAAGAATTAGAAGTTTTAGAAGCTGGAATTTTTTCTCCTACTATGAAATCAACAGATATTTTAAGTAGTGGTTCTGTTGGTTATATAATTACAGGTGTTAAAACAATACATGATACAAGAGTTGGAGATACAATAACAAGTGCTAAAAATCCTGCTTTATTTCCACTAGCGGGATTTAAACCTGCTCAGTCAATGGTCTTTGCTGGTGTATATCCTTTGTTTACTGATGACTATGAAGAATTAAGAGAAGCTCTTGAAAAATTACAATTAAATGATGCTTCTTTAACTTTTGTTCCTGAAACTTCTATTGCCTTAGGTTTTGGTTTTAGATGTGGTTTCTTAGGTTTATTACATATGGAAATTATAGTTGAAAGATTGAGAAGAGAGTATAATATAGATTTAATCTCTACAACTCCGTCTGTTAAATATAAGGTTAGTATAGATAATCAAGAAGAAAAAGTTATAGACAATCCTTGTGAATTTCCTGATCCAGGTCGTGGAAAAATAATAATACAAGAACCATATATCAGAGGAAAAGTAATTGTTCCAAAAGAATATGTAGGAAATGTTATGGAACTTTGTCAAGAGAAAAGAGGAATTTTCATTTCTATGGATTATTTAGATGAAACAAGATCTATGCTTAGTTATGAACTTCCTCTTGCAGAAATTGTCATAGATTTCTATGATAAACTAAAATCAAGAACTAAAGGATATGCCTCATTTGAATATGAGTTAAGTGAATATAAAATATCAAATCTAGTTAAAGTTGATATATTAGTTTCAGGAAAGCCTGTGGATGCTTTCTCATTTATAGCTCACAGTGATAATGCTTACCATAGAGGAAAAGCTATCTGCCAAAAATTGAGTGAAGTTATCCCGAGACAGCAATTTGAAATTCCTATTCAAGCTGCATTGGGATCAAAAATAATTGCCAGAGAAACAATAAAAGCATATAGAAAAAATGTTATTGCAAAATGCTATGGAGGAGATATAACAAGAAAGAAAAAACTTCTTGAAAAACAAAAAGAAGGTAAAAAGAGAATGAAAAGCATAGGAAATGTTGAAATCCCACAAGAAGCATTTGTTTCTGTATTAAAATTAAATGACTAAAAAAATAAAATTGAGGCTATTTCAAATATACCTATTGAAAAAATAGCCTCTTAGTTTTTATAATAATTTAATATTCATTTGTCTACAAATTTCATGAACTTCTTGAGACCAAATAGAGGCTTGAACTTCTCCAATATGTAATTTATCTAAGAAAAACATACATATACGAGATTGTCCTATTCCTCCACCTATTGTATAAGGTAAAACTTTATTTAATATCATTTGATGATATGGTAATGATCTTCTATCTTCACAATTAGCAATTTTTAATTGCTCATCTAATGACTTTTCATCTACCCTGATTCCCATAGAAGATAACTCAAGTCCAATACCTAAAAGAGGATAATTAAATATTATATCTCCATTTAAGTCCCAATCATCATAATCAGGAGCTCTACCATCATGTTTTTCACCTGAAGATAATTTTCCACCTATTTTCATTAAAAATATTGCTCCATACTCTTTTGCAGCAGCATGCTCTCTATTTTTAGGAGTCAAATTAGGATATTTATTTTCAAGTTCTTGTGCAGTTATAAAAGTTATTTCTTCAGGTAATTTTTTAGTAAGTTGAGGATATTCACTAATGATATATTTCTCTGTTGCTTTAAATACAGAGTAAATTTTTCTAACTGTTTCTTTTAAATACTCTTCATTTCTATCTTCCTTGGAAATTATTTTTTCCCAATCCCATTGATCTACATAATATGAATGAATAAAATCTGTATCCTCATCTCTTCTTATAGCATTCATATCTGTATAGATACCTTTATGATTTTCAATATTGTATCTATATAGTGCCATTCTTTTCCACTTTGCAAGAGAATGAACTATCTCAACCCTTTCTCCACTCTTAGTATCAAATGAAACTGGTCTTTCTGTTCCATTTAAATTGTCATTTAATCCAGATTCTGGAATAACAAATAATGGTGCTGAAACTCTTAACAAGTCCAATTCCTTTGATAAATGATTTTCAAAAAAATCTTTAACTTTTTTAATAGCAATTTCTGTTTCTAAAATATTTAAACTTGAAATGTAAGCCATAATTTACCCCCAATATATTTAAAATTATGGAAAAATTATAGCACCATTTATATATTTTAGCAATAAATTTTGTTCTATAAAAAACTAGGGATTAAAACTAGACCTATTGATGTTATAATTAACCAAAAAATCCATATAAATGCCATATATCCCCAAACATCTTTTAATTTCATTCCAACAACAGATAAAGCAGGAATTACATAAAGAGGTTGCAATAAATTAGTTGCTTCATCACCATATACAAAAGCATTTACAACATCTGGTATATTAGCTTTGAGCTGAATAGCAGCATCTATTAATATGTTTCCTTGAACTATCCATTGTCCACCTTGAGAAGGTATAAATAAATTTAATATAGAGGCAGATATATAAGACCACAATGGTAAAGTTGTAGCTGTTGAGATATTTGTAAAATACCCAACAAGAAGAACTCCCAATCCTGAATTAGTCATCATACCAGAAATACCCCCATAAAATGGAAATTGTATCATAACATCTGTTGCAAGAGATAAATTATTTCTATAAGCTGTAATAAACTGATTAGGGGTACGATATAAAAAGAAATTAAGTGTCAAAAATATAAAAATTACAAAATTTAAACTTAAAGAGCCCAAGATACCTTTTTCAATGAAAGTAAAAATGATATTTATCAATCCTCCTAAACCAATTAAATACATAATAGTAGAATTTTCATTCATAAAATTAGCAAAATTATTTTTTTCTATTTTTTCTTCAATTTCAATATCATTTTCAATATCACCAGAAAATTCTATAATTTCATTAACAGGAGGTTTAATTAAAATAGTTAAAATGATTGTTCCTATTGCTAAAATACTCCATAAAATAACATTCATTGGATTATAAGTAGTTATATTTTGAGTTAAAACTCCTATTTTATCAACTAAAAAATGATCTTTACTTGCTAATAAAGCATAAACGGAAGCACTTGGACCCATACATTGTCCTAAAATCATAGTTGAATAACCAGATGCAACTAACATTGGAAAATGTAATCCTTTAATCCTTTTTGTTAAATACATAGCAAAAATTGGTGTAATAATAGTTCCAAAAGCCCAGTTTAAAAAACTAGAAACATAACCAAAGATCATTAAAATAATTATTGCCATTCCTGGGGTTTTAACTAAACCAGATAGTTTTTTTAATATTTTTTTGATAAATTTAGATTTAGCAGTAACAGAACAAGTTACAACCATAAAAGACATTTGAAAAGCAAAAGCAATTTGAGACCATATACCATCATACCAATATTTTAACATATTAGTAATACTAGTGTCAGTGAAAATAATTCCAGAAATAAAAAGTATTAGAGTTAAAATTAAACAAAAAACTAAAGGATCAGGGATAATATTTTCAGCAGCAAACTGGAATTTTTTACTAAATCTCCATAGAATTGAACCATCATAATTGATTTGATTGTTTTTACTGTTCATAATTTTTAATTTCCTCCTCTATTTATTTATTGATAATTTTTAGAAACTTTTAATTGTAATAATAGTTTTTTATAAAAATTATTGTTTATTTTTTCAATGTCATCTTTGTTATATTTAAAAAATCCTTCACCAGTTTTTATACCTAATTTATTTGCTTCAACTTTTTCTTTTAATAATTTATTAGCACATTGAGAGTTATCCATAACTTTAAGTAAGTTATTCCCAACAGTGTCCCATATATCAAGCCCTCCCATATCAGCAATTTCTAATTGTCCAGTAGTAGCATAACGAAAAGCAGG from Fusobacterium simiae encodes the following:
- the lepA gene encoding translation elongation factor 4 produces the protein MLQKNKRNFSIIAHIDHGKSTIADRLLEYTGTVSERDMKDQILDSMDLEREKGITIKAQAVTLFYKAKNGEEYELNLIDTPGHVDFIYEVSRSLAACEGALLVVDAAQGVEAQTLANVYLAIENNLEILPIINKIDLPAAEPEKVKREIEDIIGLPADDAVLASAKNGIGIEDILEAIVHRIPAPNYDENAPLKALIFDSFFDDYRGVITYVKVLDGSIKKGDKIKVWSTEKELEVLEAGIFSPTMKSTDILSSGSVGYIITGVKTIHDTRVGDTITSAKNPALFPLAGFKPAQSMVFAGVYPLFTDDYEELREALEKLQLNDASLTFVPETSIALGFGFRCGFLGLLHMEIIVERLRREYNIDLISTTPSVKYKVSIDNQEEKVIDNPCEFPDPGRGKIIIQEPYIRGKVIVPKEYVGNVMELCQEKRGIFISMDYLDETRSMLSYELPLAEIVIDFYDKLKSRTKGYASFEYELSEYKISNLVKVDILVSGKPVDAFSFIAHSDNAYHRGKAICQKLSEVIPRQQFEIPIQAALGSKIIARETIKAYRKNVIAKCYGGDITRKKKLLEKQKEGKKRMKSIGNVEIPQEAFVSVLKLND
- the asnA gene encoding aspartate--ammonia ligase, whose protein sequence is MAYISSLNILETEIAIKKVKDFFENHLSKELDLLRVSAPLFVIPESGLNDNLNGTERPVSFDTKSGERVEIVHSLAKWKRMALYRYNIENHKGIYTDMNAIRRDEDTDFIHSYYVDQWDWEKIISKEDRNEEYLKETVRKIYSVFKATEKYIISEYPQLTKKLPEEITFITAQELENKYPNLTPKNREHAAAKEYGAIFLMKIGGKLSSGEKHDGRAPDYDDWDLNGDIIFNYPLLGIGLELSSMGIRVDEKSLDEQLKIANCEDRRSLPYHQMILNKVLPYTIGGGIGQSRICMFFLDKLHIGEVQASIWSQEVHEICRQMNIKLL
- a CDS encoding TIGR00366 family protein, which encodes MNSKNNQINYDGSILWRFSKKFQFAAENIIPDPLVFCLILTLILFISGIIFTDTSITNMLKYWYDGIWSQIAFAFQMSFMVVTCSVTAKSKFIKKILKKLSGLVKTPGMAIIILMIFGYVSSFLNWAFGTIITPIFAMYLTKRIKGLHFPMLVASGYSTMILGQCMGPSASVYALLASKDHFLVDKIGVLTQNITTYNPMNVILWSILAIGTIILTILIKPPVNEIIEFSGDIENDIEIEEKIEKNNFANFMNENSTIMYLIGLGGLINIIFTFIEKGILGSLSLNFVIFIFLTLNFFLYRTPNQFITAYRNNLSLATDVMIQFPFYGGISGMMTNSGLGVLLVGYFTNISTATTLPLWSYISASILNLFIPSQGGQWIVQGNILIDAAIQLKANIPDVVNAFVYGDEATNLLQPLYVIPALSVVGMKLKDVWGYMAFIWIFWLIITSIGLVLIPSFL